The proteins below come from a single Sorghum bicolor cultivar BTx623 chromosome 4, Sorghum_bicolor_NCBIv3, whole genome shotgun sequence genomic window:
- the LOC110434681 gene encoding protein FAR1-RELATED SEQUENCE 5-like, with translation MSHVEPTAVGADQAGEGVVLPHGDGVGGSGGDVATAEAQVAVAVSTSGDERRGDYGDDAENEEEEAATVQGSKEGTEELLRKVVYSEEAAYKLYCDYGHRMGFSIRKGKQSYFTGTKRIRTKDYFCSKEGLKEGEKLTDTNFNDPHTRTNCRAMVRFRVNDQGEWKVIRLVSDHNHNLAKPEERHLLRSARSLIAGRSSSVEAMLYGGYQVQPQLPAGSTSATNNVENPKQDLLLGYGATAKTLTVGTADVQSLVSHLKSRANEDGMFYWDVQLDRGGRMTNFFWRDGRSRTDYDCFGDVVVFDSTYRLSKQNLVFAPFVGVNHHWQTTMYGCALLADDSTSSFVWLFKSFLESMGNRHPQSIFTNLDQVVSKAVEEVFPNACHRIAHWHIQKNAQSRLGALNVSKPFNKMFTKCIQGCDSETEFEETWAQMLCEFKLQDNKWLKKLYKLKQKWCSAFNKCTFDGGIEYEPQCDNMSNIFNNVSDKLTSLGAIAVAVDKQTEDWREKELDEDARCLQKPPACIIKHSDILNHAAKVYTHRIYKLFETDFLDGCGATKFKELPCQDSNTYQFEMTMQGRGSRVCTVRFNMPTMRLSCSCSKFETMGLLCPHALKALSIKNICKIPESYILKRWTKDAKKWVFNPKQYESSYQECMNNEAAYCNYVMRYAYDLVTKSQGQEALRKVLWENLESGEKELESYLENVTQHAPSYPLERITN, from the coding sequence ATGTCGCACGTCGAGCCCACCGCCGTCGGCGCGGACCAGGCCGGCGAGGGGGTGGTCTTGCCGCACGGCGATGGTGTCGGTGGCAGCGGGGGTGATGTGGCAACCGCGGAAGCGCAAGTGGCTGTTGCCGTTTCCACCTCCGGCGACGAGAGGCGGGGCGATTATGGCGACGATGCAGagaacgaggaggaggaggccgcaacGGTGCAGGGCAGCAAGGAGGGCACGGAAGAGCTGCTCCGGAAGGTGGTGTACAGCGAAGAGGCCGCCTACAAGCTCTACTGCGATTACGGCCACCGCATGGGGTTCAGCATCCGGAAAGGGAAGCAGTCCTACTTCACCGGCACCAAGCGGATACGCACAAAGGACTACTTCTGCTCCAAGGAGGGGCTCAAGGAAGGGGAGAAGCTCACCGATACAAATTTCAACGACCCCCACACCAGGACCAATTGCAGGGCCATGGTGCGGTTCAGGGTGAATGATCAGGGGGAGTGGAAGGTTATCCGACTGGTATCTGATCATAACCACAACCTTGCAAAGCCTGAGGAACGACACCTTTTGCGTTCTGCAAGGTCACTTATAGCAGGGCGGTCGAGTTCTGTGGAGGCGATGTTGTATGGGGGTTATCAGGTGCAACCACAATTGCCTGCAGGGAGTACTAGTGCAACCAACAATGTGGAGAATCCGAAGCAAGATTTGCTCCTTGGCTATGGTGCTACAGCAAAGACGCTGACTGTAGGGACTGCGGACGTGCAGAGCCTTGTGAGTCACCTGAAAAGCAGGGCAAATGAAGATGGCATGTTCTACTGGGATGTTCAATTGGACCGAGGTGGTCGGATGACTAATTTCTTTTGGCGTGATGGGAGGAGCAGGACCGACTATGACTGTTTCGGTGATGTGGTCGTGTTTGATTCAACTTATCGCTTGAGCAAACAGAACCTGGTATTTGCACCTTTTGTTGGTGTCAACCATCATTGGCAGACCACTATGTATGGCTGCGCGCTCTTAGCTGACGACTCTACTTCATCTTTTGTGTGGCTGTTCAAGTCTTTCTTGGAGTCCATGGGGAACCGGCATCCACAATCTATTTTCACAAATCTAGATCAAGTTGTGTCAAAAGCAGTTGAGGAGGTTTTCCCAAATGCATGTCATCGCATTGCTCACTGGCACATCCAAAAGAATGCTCAGTCTCGTCTTGGTgctcttaatgtttcaaaaccGTTCAATAAGATGTTCACCAAGTGCATACAGGGATGTGACTCGGAAACAGAGTTTGAGGAAACATGGGCTCAAATGCTCTGTGAATTTAAGTTGCAGGATAACAAATGGCTTAAAAAACTATATAAGCTCAAGCAGAAGTGGTGTAGTGCTTTTAACAAGTGCACCTTTGATGGTGGGATTGAGTATGAACCACAATGTGACAATATGAGCAACATATTTAATAATGTTTCTGATAAGTTGACTTCTCTTGGTGCAATTGCTGTTGCTGTGGATAAACAGACTGAAGATTGGAGGGAAAAAGAATTGGATGAGGATGCACGGTGTTTGCAAAAGCCACCTGCTTGTAtcatcaaacacagtgatattTTGAatcatgcagcaaaggtttataCACATAGAATCTACAAATTGTTTGAGACAGATTTTCTGGACGGGTGTGGCGCCACAAAATTCAAGGAGCTTCCGTGTCAAGATAGCAACACATATCAATTTGAGATGACCATGCAAGGGCGAGGATCAAGAGTTTGCACAGTTCGTTTCAATATGCCTACGATGCGATTAAGTTGCAGCTGCAGTAAGTTTGAGACAATGGGTTTACTTTGCCCACATGCTCTGAAAGCTCTTAGCATCAAGAATATATGCAAAATTCCAGAAAGTTACATACTGAAGCGGTGGACCAAGGATGCGAAGAAATGGGTTTTCAACCCAAAACAGTATGAATCATCATATCAGGAATGTATGAATAATGAAGCTGCATACTGCAACTATGTTATGAGGTATGCTTATGATCTTGTCACGAAGAGCCAAGGGCAGGAGGCATTAAGGAAAGTGCTGTGGGAGAATCTTGAGAGTGGTGAGAAAGAATTGGAGAGTTACCTAGAAAACGTTACCCAACATGCACCTTCATACCCACTTGAAAGAATCACTAATTAA
- the LOC8061049 gene encoding uncharacterized protein LOC8061049 encodes MAQAAPERWFILGRVVPERHGANALVDPSLGLKLPLDSPPPRITRLTALTRDDVVRGELSIVATCHKDLLLHELERPSEPNTPNIFFLALDAGNDFMPDERAAAAGRSVFDVTATRLLNRTPGLPDFSGVRNVGFLSIRGGNGKNVVAELQANNREEADNTVPFITCRTRRDPENDDKLEWEWNQAYLNWPVVDDEANPHWTTHDVIAHDEKLWWVNLSRGLVACDPAPVKDLQPKLEFVALPVLAGFEDRHEPPAHIDRYRIVGVSAGGMRFVDVARRRNDPEGETRVVVWTLDLPESIIDARWEDNPRQTTLANIWNNSANYAQMPRDVVPVVALVHPHEPAVVYFFLEQYVFSVDVNQSAVVHFAVMPDQQDGVPRPINQRDVLAWKRPSFKTEPLQVVYQKTELAQGDSTDEDPA; translated from the exons ATGGCGCAGGCGGCGCCGGAGCGATGGTTCATCCTTGGCCGCGTCGTCCCCGAGCGGCACGGCGCCAATGCCTTGGTTGACCCTAGCCTTGGCCTCAAGCTACCGCTCGACAGCCCGCCGCCGCGCATCACCAGGCTCACCGCGCTCACCAGGGACGACGTCGTCCGCGGCGAGCTCTCCATCGTCGCCACCTGCCACAAGGACCTCCTCCTCCACGAGCTCGAGAGGCCCTCCGAGCCCAACACCCCGAACATCTTCTTCCTGGCGCTCGACGCCGGCAACGACTTCATGCCTGATGagcgggccgccgccgccggacgcAGCGTGTTCGACGTCACCGCCACGCGCCTCCTCAACCGCACCCCCGGATTGCCCGACTTCTCCGGCGTCAGGAACGTCGGCTTCCTCAGCATCCGCGGCGGCAACGGCAAGAACGTGGTCGCGGAGCTCCAGGCCAACAATCGCGAAGAAGCGGACAACACCGTCCCCTTCATCACCTGCCGCACTCGCCGGGACCCGGAGAACGACGACAAGTTGGAGTGGGAGTGGAACCAGGCGTATCTCAACTGGCCCGTCGTCGACGACGAGGCCAACCCGCACTGGACTACCCACGACGTGATCGCCCACGACGAGAAGCTCTGGTGGGTCAACCTCTCGCGGGGCCTCGTCGCCTGCGACCCGGCCCCGGTCAAAGACCTACAGCCGAAGCTGGAGTTCGTGGCGCTCCCGGTCCTCGCCGGGTTCGAGGACAGGCACGAGCCGCCGGCGCACATCGACAGGTACCGCATCGTGGGTGTGAGCGCCGGCGGGATGCGGTTCGTGGACGTCGCTCGCAGGCGCAACGATCCCGAGGGAGAGACGCGGGTGGTCGTCTGGACGCTGGACTTGCCGGAGTCGATCATCGACgccaggtgggaggacaaccCCAGGCAGACGACGCTGGCGAACATCTGGAACAACAGCGCCAACTACGCGCAGATGCCGAGGGATGTGGTCCCCGTGGTCGCGCTTGTGCACCCCCACGAGCCCGCCGTCGTCTACTTCTTCCTGGAGCAGTACGTCTTCTCCGTCGACGTGAACCAAAGCGCCGTCGTGCACTTCGCGGTGATGCCGGACCAGCAGGACGGCGTGCCACGGCCGATCAACCAGCGAGACGTTCTCGCTTGGAAGCGCCCTTCCTTCAAAACG GAACCGTTACAGGTCGTATACCAGAAAACGGAACTAGCCCAGGGCGACAGCACGGATGAGGATCCAGCTTAA
- the LOC8063060 gene encoding serine/threonine-protein kinase SAPK7: protein MDKYELLKDIGSGNFGVARLMRNKDTKELVAMKYIPRGLKIDENVAREIINHRSLRHPNIIRFKEVVLTPTHLAIVMEYAAGGELFDRICSAGRFSEDEARYFFQQLICGVSYCHFMQICHRDLKLENTLLDGSPAPRLKICDFGYSKSSLLHSKPKSTVGTPAYIAPEVLSRREYDGKMADVWSCGVTLYVMLVGAYPFEDPDDPKNFRKTIGRIVSIQYQIPEYVHISQDCRQLLARIFVANPAKRITIREIRNHPWFLKNLPRELTEAAQAKYYKKDNSAPTFSDQTVEEIMKIVEEARMPPESSTPVAGFGWAEEEEQEDGKKPEDDEQDGEDEEYDGEDEYDKQVKQVHASGDFQHLIK from the exons ATGGACAAGTACGAGCTGCTCAAGGACATCGGCTCCGGCAACTTCGGGGTGGCGCGCCTCATGCGCAACAAGGACACCAAGGAGCTCGTCGCCATGAAGTACATCCCCAGGGGGCTCAAG ATTGACGAGAATGTGGCGAGGGAGATCATAAACCACCGCTCGCTGCGGCACCCCAACATCATCCGATTCAAGGAG GTCGTGCTCACGCCCACGCACCTCGCCATCGTCATGGAGTacgccgccggcggcgagctCTTCGACCGGATCTGCAGCGCCGGGAGGTTCAGCGAGGACGAG GCAAGGTATTTCTTCCAGCAGCTCATCTGCGGTGTCAGTTATTGCCACTTCATG CAAATTTGTCACCGGGACTTGAAGCTGGAGAACACGCTGTTGGATGGCAGCCCGGCGCCGCGCCTAAagatctgcgactttggctacTCTAAG TCATCGCTGCTGCACTCAAAGCCTAAATCCACGGTTGGAACTCCCGCTTACATTGCTCCGGAGGTGCTCTCTCGCCGGgaatacgacggcaag ATGGCAGACGTTTGGTCTTGTGGAGTGACTCTTTACGTGATGCTGGTTGGTGCGTACCCTTTTGAGGACCCCGATGATCCCAAGAATTTCAGAAAAACGATTGGG AGAATAGTGTCAATTCAGTACCAGATACCAGAGTATGTCCACATATCCCAAGACTGCAGACAGCTCCTCGCTAGGATCTTTGTCGCAAATCCTGCAAAG AGAATAACAATTAGGGAGATTAGGAATCACCCCTGGTTCCTGAAGAATTTGCCCAGAGAGCTTACAGAAGCTGCACAAGCGAAGTACTACAAGAAGGACAACAGTGCTCCCACCTTCTCTGATCAAACCGTCGAAGAGATCATGAAGATTGTAGAGGAGGCCCGCATGCCGCCCGAATCATCTACTCCGGTGGCTGGTTTTGGTTGGGCTGAGGAAGAAGAGCAGGAAGATGGCAAGAAACCTGAGGATGACGAGCAGGATGGGGAGGATGAGGAATACGATGGCGAGGACGAGTATGACAAACAGGTGAAGCAAGTACATGCCAGCGGGGATTTTCAACACCTGATAAAATGA